Proteins from a genomic interval of Lolium perenne isolate Kyuss_39 chromosome 1, Kyuss_2.0, whole genome shotgun sequence:
- the LOC127327383 gene encoding uncharacterized protein produces the protein MARLSITAIAVAFFLVAAGATEARVPQHNGANTAMYIFSQGRKVSAGTTVSVPQHKGVNTDEYILARKLAGTVTPTQACDQLDGNKKVCYTIAKLAGVTTPRTLLETAVRVALGRARALKATFDTAKATAKTGNPMASILGSCDKNYDDLVGALEEVTRSLQKGNTGDLVSKMTAASTYATDCDNWYSERSLTSPYEAVQRHTAQAVSVALGVAATSKNL, from the coding sequence ATGGCACGGCTCTCCATCACCGCCATCGCCGTCGCGTTCTTCCTGGTCGCCGCCGGCGCCACCGAGGCCCGTGTCCCGCAACACAACGGCGCCAACAccgccatgtacatcttctcgcaGGGCCGCAAGGTCTCCGCCGGCACCACCGTCAGCGTCCCGCAGCACAAGGGCGTCAACACCGACGAGTACATCCTGGCCCGCAAGCTCGCCGGCACCGTGACCCCAACGCAGGCGTGCGACCAGCTGGACGGGAACAAGAAGGTGTGCTACACCATCGCGAAGCTTGCCGGCGTGACGACGCCGCGGACCCTGCTGGAGACGGCGGTACGGGTGGCGCTGGGGCGGGCGAGGGCGCTGAAGGCGACGTTCGACACGGCCAAGGCGACGGCCAAGACGGGGAACCCGATGGCGTCCATCCTCGGGTCCTGCGACAAGAACTACGACGACCTGGTGGGCGCCCTGGAGGAGGTCACCCGGTCCCTGCAGAAGGGCAACACCGGCGACCTCGTCAGCAAGATGACCGCCGCCAGCACCTACGCCACCGACTGCGACAACTGGTACAGCGAGCGGAGCCTCACCTCGCCGTACGAGGCCGTGCAGCGCCACACCGCGCAGGCCGTCTCCGTCGCCCTCGGCGTCGCCGCCACCAGCAAGAACCTCTGA
- the LOC127327384 gene encoding AP-1 complex subunit mu-2, with product MAGAVSALFLLDIKGRVLVWRDYRGDVTALQAERFFTKLLDKEGDAEVHSPVVHDGAGVSYTFIQHNNVFLLTASRQNCNAASILLFLHRLVDVFKHYFEELEEESLRDNFVVVYELLDEMMDFGYPQYTEATILSEFIKTDAYRMEVTQRPPMAVTNAVSWRSEGIRYKKNEVFLDVVESVNILVNSNGQIVRSDIIGALKMRTFLSGMPECKLGLNDRVLLEAQGRATKGKAIDLDDIKFHQCVRLTRFENDRTISFVPPDGAFDLMTYRLTTQVKPLIWVEAQVEKHSRSRIEITVKARSQYKERSTGTNVEIEVPVPYDATNPNIRTSMGSASYAPERDAMVWKIKSFPGGKEYMCRAEFSLPSITSEEATPEKKAPIRVKFEIPYFTVSGIQVRYLKVIEKSGYQALPWVRYITMAGEYELRLI from the exons ATGGCGGGGGCGGTGTCGGCGCTGTTCCTGCTCGACATCAAGGGCCGCGTCCTCGTCTGGCGCGACTACCGCGGCGACGTCACCGCGCTCCAGGCCGAGCGTTTCTTCACTAAGCTGCTCGACAAGGAG GGCGACGCGGAGGTCCACTCGCCCGTCGTCCACGACGGCGCCGGCGTCTCCTACACCTTCATCCAGCACAACAACGTCTTCCTCCTCACCGCATCCAGGCAGAACTGCAATGCCGCCagcatcctcctcttcctccaccgCCTCGTCGAC GTGTTCAAGCACTACTTCgaagagctggaggaggagtcaCTGAGGGACAACTTCGTCGTCGTG TACGAGCTGCTCGACGAGATGATGGACTTCGGGTACCCGCAGTACACGGAGGCGACCATCCTCAGCGAGTTCATCAAGACGGACGCGTACAGGATGGAGGTCACGCAGAGGCCGCCCATGGCCGTCACCAACGCCGTGTCCTGGCGGAGCGAGGGCATTCGCTACAAGAAGAATGAG GTGTTCTTGGATGTGGTTGAGAGTGTTAACATTCTTGTTAACAGCAATGGGCAGATCGTCAGATCTGACATCATTGGTGCGCTCAAGATGCGGACGTTTCTCAG TGGAATGCCCGAGTGTAAACTTGGGTTGAACGATAGAGTTCTTTTGGAGGCTCAAGGCCGAGCAACTAAAGGAAAAGCTATAGATCTTGATGATATCAAATTTCATCA GTGTGTACGGTTGACCAGATTTGAGAATGATAGGACTATATCATTTGTTCCTCCAGATGGAGCTTTTGATCTAATGACCTACAGACTTACCACACAG GTGAAGCCTCTGATCTGGGTAGAAGCACAAGTTGAGAAACATTCAAGAAGCCGGATAGAGATCACGGTGAAGGCAAGGAGCCAGTACAAGGAAAGAAG CACCGGAACAAATGTAGAAATCGAAGTACCTGTGCCTTATGATGCCACAAACCCAAATATAAGGACTTCAATGGGTTCTGCATCATACGCACCTGAAAGAGATGCAATGGTCTGGAAAATAAAATCATTCCCTGGTGGCAAG GAATATATGTGCAGAGCAGAATTTAGTCTTCCCAGCATAACCTCAGAAGAAGCAACCCCTGAAAAGAAAGCTCCAATACGTGTGAAATTTGAGATACCATATTTCACTGTTTCAGGCATTCAG GTACGCTATCTGAAAGTCATTGAGAAGAGTGGATATCAGGCCCTTCCTTGGGTTAGATACATCACAATGGCTGGTGAATATGAGCTGAGGCTTATTTGA